The Tubulanus polymorphus chromosome 6, tnTubPoly1.2, whole genome shotgun sequence genome includes a region encoding these proteins:
- the LOC141907031 gene encoding cytochrome c oxidase subunit NDUFA4-like: MQGLSWASLKKHPSLMPLFVCVGVGMAGAGMYLARLAIRNPDVSWDKKKNPNPNEQYAGKQYKFYSPVRDYSKEKYPDERPKLE, encoded by the exons ATGCAAGGACTTTCTTGGGCCAGTTTGAAGAAACATCCATCG TTGATGCCTCTTTTTGTGTGTGTTGGTGTCGGAATGGCCGGAGCTGGCATGTACCTAGCTCGACTTGCAATCAGGAATCCTGATGTCAg CTGGGACAAGAagaaaaatccaaatcctaaCGAGCAATATGCAGGCAAACAGTACAAG TTTTATTCACCCGTCAGAGATTATTCGAAAGAGAAATACCCGGACGAACGACCAaaacttgaatag